The stretch of DNA GAACCTTGGAAGGATCGCCCGCGAAGCTCCATCATGCGGCGGCATATGCCGACCGCGAAGACGACCATGCTCCCGGCAACGGCATCTCCAAAGCCCTCTTGCAACCGACGCGATTAGACGACAAGCGGCAGAAGTTGGCGAGCGAGGAGGGTGGTCTGAGTGGCCGCAACTGGGCCGTCCGAAGCAACTACTTTGGGCAGCTCGAAAGCCGCCATATTGCTTGCCAAACATGGAGGATGACCATTCGCCAAGTGCGCTCGGAGGGCGTCCCACAGATCTTCATCCAAGATGCCGAGTGCCTAGCAATCGTAGACAAAGCAGAACGGACCAGGTCGCGAATAGGTTAAATCCGGGAAACCCGAATAAGCCCAGAGCGATGTGAAATTCACGTCATCATCATAGGCCACAGGGTTGTTTGACAAGACAGCTTGGTCGCCGTTGAAGAGAAACTTCAGACCAACTCCGACCAGACCAAATCCGGCCACCAGACCCACAGTCCTCATCCAGCCGGGCAACGCGATGGAGTTCTTTCAATTAATCGCCGCGAGCATAGGCCAACCATGCTCATTGGAAGCATGAAGAGGATGTCGGACACCGCGGCCTCCGCCATCGCTGCCAATCGAAGAACTGCCACGCCAGCCAGAGCCACAACCCCAAGATGGTCCAACCTTGACCTATCCCATTTCGACCCCCGCTGCTGATCGTTTAACGCTCTGACCATAAAGCCAAATCGCCACGGGGATCATCATGAGAACCTGCGCAGCGGACGACAAAACTGGACGTTTAAGAGTAGCTGGCCCCGGGGCCGCACCCCGCTGGATTTCTGCATCTGCAGGGACGGCGTCGTGATGTATGCGATGAGGCTTCCGAACGAACATATGCCAAGAACGCCGCTCACGATTGCCAACGACGGGGTGGATGGCCTATCGCGTGGCTCGTATCGTCGAATGCTGGAAGAGGCATTTTCTGTTCCAGTTGAGTTGAAACGTAAATTGCGATCGGAACACACACTGAGCGGAGCATTGCGCCAAGCAACTTCTCGAACAATGCAGAGAATTACAAGGCCTGCATAGTCTGTAATCGCAAGTGATCCTGTACGCAGACCAACTCAGGATCGGGCCGATCGTGCGCGACGGCTGCTTTCTGCTGCAGGCGTTCAGAGGGCGTTTTTTATTTGTACCCTCATTTGCCTCGCGCCGATGAGCCTCCCGATCTGAATGCCGGCACGGGCGTGTTCATTAGCGCTGCACCTGCGTGCCGAGCCCAAGGTCGTCGGTAGCCTGTCTCGCCCGCTCAAGCTCTGTATTTTGGCAAAAGGCGATCCGCCAGCTAGAGTTCTTGCGTGTAATTACAAAAGTCGGTCGACTGCCGACTTCAACGGACTGTTTCGGGCCGAGCCAGGCTGGGCTGCGTACAGTGACAAGAACGACATTGGGTGCCAATTGCCTCGCTCGCTCGATCGTCAGCACAAGGCGGCTTGTCGCGAAGAAAGGATCTGTATGGAGTTTCGAATGGTAATTTCGGATTTCCACGCCGCCATTGATCAGGTCGCCGCCACGATGGATAAACGTGCTATCAGGCCAGAAGATCGCGTCGAAGCCAATCAGCTTGTGCGTGTTCCAAGAAGCTGCAAATTGATCAACCAGCGGTTTAGCGATCAACGCCGCTGCGGCATCGATCATCGGAGTGATATGTTCTGAGGAGTTTGGCGCTGCGGCAGCGAGGCTACTTACCGCGGCATTGAGAAGGGCGAATGCGATAAGAATTTTTCGTATGAAGCGACGCCTTGATTCGTGCACATCTGATTCCTGTGTTTAATAGCGCAAGACCTCGCTCGAGAGTATAATTCTAGCATAGGTGATGTAAATTGCAGAAGTAATGATAGGCCATATTTGCCGCTGCAAGTTAATGCTGTGGATCTAATGGATGGCGACGTCCGCGCAAGCCGACTGCGGGGATCACGTGTGGCGAGTGGTGGCTCCTGACAAATCTTCCCATGCGACACCTCAAATTAGCAACGGCAGAAAGCCTCAGCTCCTCCGCATCTTAAGACCTAAGTAGGGATGGGATCGAGATGAATGAGCGGTCGGAGTTGGGGAACCTATAGTTGGCGATGAGCAAACAAACTGGGTCTCGACGGTTCGAAAGTTTCGGCCTGCAGACTTGTGTCTGATTGCCTAAGCTGCTGCGCTAAGTGCCTGATCCAAATCTTGAAGAATGCCCTCGATATGCTCGAGGCCGACGGATAATCGCACATAGCTTTGGGAGACGCCGGTAGCGAACTGCTCATCGGGCGACAGTTGCGAGTGGGTCGTCGATGCAGGGTGAATAGCCAAGCTGCGCGCATCGCCGATGTTTGCGACATGATAGAAAAGCTGGAGCGCGTCGATGAAGCGCCGTCCTGCTTCAATCCGGCCGCCCAACTCGAAGCCGACAAGACCACCATCCCCACCGCTCAGGTAGCGATCCGCGCGTTGACGCTCGGGACCGTGCTGTAGCGACGGATGAATGACCTTCGTCACCTCAGCACGGTCGGCAAGGAAGCGGGCGACGCTAGCAGCGTTTTCGCAGTGGCCCGGCATGCGCAACGGCAGCGTTTCGAGACCTTGAAGCAACTGGAAGGCGCTGAACGGCGACAGCGCTGCTCCCAAGTCACGCAGCAGCACGGTCCGGGCGCGCAGCACATAGGCGATCGGGCCGAGCGGCTTGGCTGCTTCTACCCAGATGATGCCATGGTAGCTTGGATCGGGCATGTTGAGCGACGGGTGGCGCTCAGGCCAAGCGGCCCAGTCGAAATTGCCGCCGTCTACGATCAGGCCCCCGATTGAGGTCCCATGGCCACCTATATACTTGGTGGTGGAGTAGACGACGATGGCGGCACCGTGATCTAGTGGCCTGGCAATCAGCGGGGCGGCGGTGTTGTCGACGATCAGCGGTACGCCCTTTGCTCTCCCGATCGCAGCGATCTCGACGATGGGGCTTACCACAAGTTTCGGGTTGGGCAGCATTTCGACATAGTACGCGCGGGTCCGCTCGTCAGTCGCCCTCTCAAAAGCGGCGGGATCGACGGGGTCTACAAACCGAACCTCGATCCCCATGTCGCGCATCGTGTTGGCGAACAGGTTGTAAGTGCAACCATAAAGGTCAGTGCCGCTGACGATGTTGTCCCCAGCCCTGGCGAGGTTCTGCACCGCGTAAGCAGATGCCGCTTGGTCAGAGGCTACGGCCAGTGCCGCGGCTCCGCCTTCCAGCGCGGCCATGCGCTGCTCAAGCACGTCTGTGGTCGGATTGCCAATCCGCGTATAGATGTTGCCGAGTTCCTCCAGGGCGAACAAGCTTGCAGCATGTGCGGCGCTGCGGAACTGATAGGAGGTGGTCTGGTAGATCGGCGGGGCGACAGCACCTGTGGCGCCATCCGAACGCCACCCGGCATGTAGCGCTGAGGTCTCGGGGCGGTAACGTTTGCTGTTCATAGGCTGACTCTCTCTGAGTAACGGCACAATAGCGGCTTCGAATTATTCTGAAAAGTAAGCTGCATCTCAGAGCTGCTCTCAACGTTCACTATTCCGCACAGCAGTGAGTTATTGTCCGGGGTAAATTGGAAAGGGCGCACCAATTCATTCAGATTACTCTGTTTTTAACCTAGCGGATCACTGGGCGGCGGCGGTGCTGCATAGATGTACAAGATGTCGGGGTTGAGATGCGAGGGGTGGCCCTTTGTTTCTGGAAACCGGCTCAGCGCGGCGAGCGTCGGCAACCGAATCTCACAGTTGGGACGGGGGCGGGGTCCGCCTTCAACCGGCTCTTTGTCGGCATGCTTGCCACCGGCAGGTCGTTAAATGACAATGCTGCACTGCAACAGATCCCGCTGACCACAGTTCCTAAGGCGCTATGACTGACCCCAGACTGATCCTCATGAAAGCGATCGCAACCAAGAAACTGGTTGAGGCGGTTTACAATGGAGTGACCACGCTGCTGGCGCCCCACCTCCTCTATGAACGCCATGGCGAGCTCTTTTTGTGCGCGCTCAACGTACGCAAGGCCTGGCGAACCGACCAGGCACTTCGGTTAGGTCAGTTCAAGCTGAGCGGGCTTGTCGATTGCACGCTTATCGATGAGCGTTTCGAGCCGCTCACTGGTATCGTTGTGTCCACTCCAAGGACAGATGACGCTCTGGTACTGGCGATTTGACGCTGTCCAATGGATGCTTGAGGTGCACCCGGCAGTGTTCTGCGTGGCGGCAATTCACCTCGTCGCTCGTCGCTCGTTGCTCGGTCCAGCTCGCGGACATTCGTCACTCGCGTATGTGAACAGGCGGTGGAAGTTGGGAAGCGGGAAGCACCCCCTGAATGGCGGTTTATGGGTCCAGCGGCTTTCCACTGCAGGCTTTTCAGGGAGCGGTTCAGGGCTGCGAAGAGCTGCAAAGGGGTGAGCCATAGCCGACTAGGGCAACCTTAGAGAAGGGTTATGGGCTCGAGTTTTACTAAGCGCGCACTCTGAAATGATGCTCGACTTGCTCCGCGACGAGTTCGGCTGTAGCCGCAGAGAGGGTCCAGCCAAGATGACCATGGCCGGTGTTGTAGAAAACTCCGTCTCGACGGCCGCGGCACACATGCGGCAACATCGTCGGGGTCATGGGTCGCAGGCCCGTCCACGGTATGACCGATGAAGTTGAAACGTTAGGGAACAGGCGCTCACACCAGCGCGTAAGCGGCGCGATGCGGTCGGCACGGATGTCCTTGTTCATGCCGTTGAACTCGGCCGTGCCGGCAATGCGAAAGCGGCTCTGGCCGAGGCGGCTGGTAACAATCTTGGCATCATCGTCTAGCAAGCTGACGGTGGGCGCGCTTGCCTGGCTTTGGGAGTCGTCGAGGCAGACGGTAACCGAGTAGCCCTTGACCGGATAGATGTTGATGCGGTCGCCCAAGCGGGCCGCTATCGTGCGGCTCGCCACTCCGGCGCAAACCACGACGGCATCGGTCACAATGGCTTCGCTGTCGATCGAAGCAGCCACGATCTTTGTCGTCACATGCCCGTTGCCGGGCTCGACGTCCTCCACCTGAGCATCGATGACAATCCGCGCTCCGCGGCGCTCGCAGGCAGCCGCCAGTCCGCGGGTGAACTTGTGGATGTCGCCCGTCGAGTCAGACGGGGTGAAGTAGCCGCCGCTGAAAGGACCGTGGAGTGTCGGCTCGATCGCGGCGATCTCCTCGCTCGTCACCGCGTATCGTTCAAGCCCGCCTTCGCGGAGCAAGACATTGCCGGCTGCCGCCTGATCGAAGGCCGCGCGATTGTGGTACAAGTGGAGAATGCCGCGACGCTCCAAGTCGAACTCGATACCTTCGCGCTCCGCAGTGCGGAAAAGGTGCTCGCGGGCGGCGATCGCAAGCTGTGTCGTTTGGATCGTATGGCGGCGATGATTGAGGATCTGCCCGCAGAACTCGGCCATCCAGCTGTATTTGTGCCAGCTCGGCTTCGGGTTGAAGAGGAGCGGCGCGTTCGCGCGCAGCATCCACCTGAGGCCTTTGGCGATCGTCCCCCAGCTGTTCCAGACTTCTGCATTGCTAGCGGAGAGTTGCCCGCCATTGGCGAAGGAGGTCTCCATAGCTGGATAGCGCAGCCGGTCGACGATGGTCACCGTGTGGCCCCGTTCAAGCAGCGCGTACGCAGTCGTGACGCCGGTGATGCCGGCGCCGATCACAAGGATGCTGGCCATGGGTCGTGTCTTTCGGGTCGCCAATAAGCCCGCCGGCACAAGGCTCGGCGGGCTCAACGGCGGAAGTTTACTCTGCTGGCGAGCCGTTCGCCGGACCGTGCGCGCCGATTGCGAAGAGCGCCGCCGCCTGCGGGTCACCCGCATCACCCAGAACCCTGCCGGCGACATACTCACCGAGCGCCGGCCCCATCTTGAAGGCGTGCCCGGAACCACCCCCGGCGATCAGCACGTTGGCGTACTCCGGGTGCGTGTCGATGATGTAGTGGCCATTGTCGCTGTACTCGGTCTGGCACACCCGCGAGGCGACGATCGGCTGTCCCTTTAGCCCGGGCATACGCTTGGCGACATAGCGCTCGACGGCTTCGCCCTGGAAAGCGGAGACGAGCCGGTCCTGCGTATCGGGATCGACCTTCATGTTCGGCATTTTGCCCGCAACCTTGATGCCATAGTCGACATCCGCCGCGGTGTAGGTGTCGGCATCGCTGAGATTGGGACAATGCTCCCAGCGGTACCGGCGGTCGTCGGGCGGGGAGCCGACATAGAACATTTCACGCCGCGGGGTGAGGATCTTGTCTCCGAGTAGCGAGGGTAGCAGCTTTGGCAGCCACGGCCCGCATGCGAAGACGAAGCGCCCCGCGGCCAGAGCTTGTCCGTCCACCGCCACGTCGCGCAGCGAGCCGCTGCCGGCGGTGCCGGGCTTGGCATGGCCGATCTGAATCTTGCCGCCCTTCTTCTGGAACATCTCGGAAACGCCGATCATGCTCTCGCGCGCTTTGACGATGCCGGACTTCTGCTCGAAAAACAGCTGCGGGACATCGTCGTAGTTCAGCTGCGGCCAGCGATACTTGATCTCGTCGGGGCCGAGCAGTTCGTAGGGCAGGCCAAGCTTCTTGAAGATCACTTCCTGCGCTGCCACCGCCTCGGGTTTGAGTTGGCGCAGGCTGCCGTTGATGTAGATCATGTTACGGCCGAATTCCTCCTGCCGCTGGTGCCATAGCTGCGAGGCCCTAACCGCCATCCGCGTGTAGATCTCGCGCTCGCCGTATGAAGCGCGGATCAGGCGGCTCTCGTCGCCTGACGAGGCGCGCGGGTTGCCGGGGCCATAAAGATCTACCAGGGTGACCTTGGCGCCGCGCTCGCGCAGCTCCAGCGCGGTCCAGCCCCCGAAAGCCCCGGCGCCGACGACCACGACATCCGGAAGGTTGCGGCCGATAGATGGCGCCTTGGCGCGCGCGGTCGAGGCGATCGCCACGGTGGCGCCGGCCAGGCCAATGCCCTTGATCAGGCTGCGCCGATCGACTTGGTCAGTCATGCGTCGTGGTCTCCTGTTTGCGCGTCCACACCAGCTGGAATTCGGGTTGGTAGGGAGCGCCGTTGTCGCTGAAGCGCGAGTCCTCAAGCACCGTGCCGTCCTGCTGCAGCGCCAGGCGGAAGCGGCGTGCGCGCTTGCCCGTGCCGGACGGGTGCCTGGTCTCGATCAGAAAAGTCAGGTCGTTGGGCCTCGCTTCGGCCTGAGAATAGACGTTGTTCGCGCCGGTTTCGGACACCCAGTAGTAGGTAAGGCTGTCGCGCAGGGGGGCGTAGCTCATCATGCCCATACCGCTGCGGCCCGGCGCGGCTTTCCATACTTCGTGGAGCCCGCATCCGTCCAACTCGCGGGACCAGGTGACTTCGGCGGTCTTCTCGCCGTGGCTGGAGACGTCCCAGCTGCCGACCAGGAAGTCCATCTGGCGGTAATGCGGATCGTCGGCGCAGGCCGCTCGGGCTGCGGGAGCGAGGGCGAAAGCCGCGACCGTGCACAGGATGCGGGCGAGGGTGCCACGCGCGCTCACGGCCGGGCCCTTCCGTGTGAGGCAAGCGAGAACAGCGCCTTCTCCTCCGCGGGATCGGCGATGCCGAGGACCCGGTCGGCCAGGTACTCGCCGGTCTGCGGCCCCATCTTGAAGGCGTGGCCCGAGCCGCCGCCCGCAATCCACACGTTCTGGAACTCAGGGTGAGTGTCGATGATGTAGTGGCCGTTGTCGGAGCTCTCGATGGTGCAGACGCGGCTTGCCACCACTGGCTGTCCGACGAGGCCGGGCACGCGCATTTTCACGAACTCAAGCGCGT from Novosphingobium sp. 9U encodes:
- a CDS encoding SgcJ/EcaC family oxidoreductase, which translates into the protein MIDAAAALIAKPLVDQFAASWNTHKLIGFDAIFWPDSTFIHRGGDLINGGVEIRNYHSKLHTDPFFATSRLVLTIERARQLAPNVVLVTVRSPAWLGPKQSVEVGSRPTFVITRKNSSWRIAFCQNTELERARQATDDLGLGTQVQR
- a CDS encoding O-acetylhomoserine aminocarboxypropyltransferase/cysteine synthase family protein, with protein sequence MNSKRYRPETSALHAGWRSDGATGAVAPPIYQTTSYQFRSAAHAASLFALEELGNIYTRIGNPTTDVLEQRMAALEGGAAALAVASDQAASAYAVQNLARAGDNIVSGTDLYGCTYNLFANTMRDMGIEVRFVDPVDPAAFERATDERTRAYYVEMLPNPKLVVSPIVEIAAIGRAKGVPLIVDNTAAPLIARPLDHGAAIVVYSTTKYIGGHGTSIGGLIVDGGNFDWAAWPERHPSLNMPDPSYHGIIWVEAAKPLGPIAYVLRARTVLLRDLGAALSPFSAFQLLQGLETLPLRMPGHCENAASVARFLADRAEVTKVIHPSLQHGPERQRADRYLSGGDGGLVGFELGGRIEAGRRFIDALQLFYHVANIGDARSLAIHPASTTHSQLSPDEQFATGVSQSYVRLSVGLEHIEGILQDLDQALSAAA
- a CDS encoding D-amino acid dehydrogenase, which encodes MRVTRRRRRSSQSARTVRRTARQQSKLPPLSPPSLVPAGLLATRKTRPMASILVIGAGITGVTTAYALLERGHTVTIVDRLRYPAMETSFANGGQLSASNAEVWNSWGTIAKGLRWMLRANAPLLFNPKPSWHKYSWMAEFCGQILNHRRHTIQTTQLAIAAREHLFRTAEREGIEFDLERRGILHLYHNRAAFDQAAAGNVLLREGGLERYAVTSEEIAAIEPTLHGPFSGGYFTPSDSTGDIHKFTRGLAAACERRGARIVIDAQVEDVEPGNGHVTTKIVAASIDSEAIVTDAVVVCAGVASRTIAARLGDRINIYPVKGYSVTVCLDDSQSQASAPTVSLLDDDAKIVTSRLGQSRFRIAGTAEFNGMNKDIRADRIAPLTRWCERLFPNVSTSSVIPWTGLRPMTPTMLPHVCRGRRDGVFYNTGHGHLGWTLSAATAELVAEQVEHHFRVRA
- a CDS encoding FAD-binding oxidoreductase produces the protein MTDQVDRRSLIKGIGLAGATVAIASTARAKAPSIGRNLPDVVVVGAGAFGGWTALELRERGAKVTLVDLYGPGNPRASSGDESRLIRASYGEREIYTRMAVRASQLWHQRQEEFGRNMIYINGSLRQLKPEAVAAQEVIFKKLGLPYELLGPDEIKYRWPQLNYDDVPQLFFEQKSGIVKARESMIGVSEMFQKKGGKIQIGHAKPGTAGSGSLRDVAVDGQALAAGRFVFACGPWLPKLLPSLLGDKILTPRREMFYVGSPPDDRRYRWEHCPNLSDADTYTAADVDYGIKVAGKMPNMKVDPDTQDRLVSAFQGEAVERYVAKRMPGLKGQPIVASRVCQTEYSDNGHYIIDTHPEYANVLIAGGGSGHAFKMGPALGEYVAGRVLGDAGDPQAAALFAIGAHGPANGSPAE